In the genome of Clostridia bacterium, the window CTGTAATATTCAGTGCCTTTCCGATAGAAGGGAAAAAATAGTAATAAAGGTTATTAAATATATAACCTATTGTTAACAGACTTAATACGGCAGGAAAAAAGAAAATCCCGCGGAAAGTATTCCTGAATTTTATTTTCTGATTTAGCAGTAAAGCTATAAAGAATCCAATGATATTTACAAGTAACGATACAATCACCGAATATTTCAGGGTAAAAATGATTGAATTCCAGAAACGTTCATCTGTAAGAGCATTTTTATAATTGTCCAGACCTATAAATTTATAGTTAATATCAATACCATTCCAATTTGTTAAACTATATATAAAGCCCTTAATAACCGGAACGTGGAAAAACATAAAAAATAATACTGCAAAAGGAACAATAACCAGTAATGGTATACCATCCTCTGCCACTAACTTCTTCAGTGTATATTTTGATTTAACTCTTTTATTAACCGGCTTTACTTTCATTCTGATTCCTCCTGTAACACAAAGGAGATGCTTTTTGCACATCTCCTTTGTATCAATTTTGACAGTACAATTTAAGTTTTGAAGACCTGCCTTACTTCTGGATATCCTTAAACATTTTATCCATCTGTTTTGAGAAAGAATCTACATCTTTCTTTGCTATGTACATCTGAATTAGTTTTGAATACTCGTCATTTGCTCCTGCAGGCCAGAAGTGGTTAGGCCAGTTAAATACTTTTCCTTTTTCGAACATTGACTGCAAACCTTCGGAAGCAGGATCATTAAGTTTTACACCCTGGATTGCCGACAGGTTCTTATCCATATCAGTATACATTTGAGCGATTTCCTGAGAAGCTACAAAAGCTACAAATGTCTTACATGCTTCAGGATTCTTTGTCTTTGCTGCGATGTTTAATCCTACGTCTATACCTGATACTACCTTGACATCATCCGGATTGTTTGTTGCAGGAAGTGCAAATGATCCCAGGTCAATATCTGCTTTTGCCTTCTTTACAGATGGTACAACCCACAAGCCCTGAAGCATCATAGCAGCTTTTCCGTTTGCAAACTCCTGAACACCCTGATCATAGCCTGCACCTTTTGCATCGGGCTGTGCATATTCACAAAGCTTCAAAGTCTTTTCGGAAAGCTCTTTCCATTCCTTACTATCTGCTAAAGTAGCTTCGCCCTTTATTACCTTATCAAAATAATCCTTTGAAACCATCTGTCCCATCAATTCCTGGTTGAATGTAGTAATTGTCCATGCATCTTTTAATGTAAGCTCTATTGGTATGATATTCTTTGACTTAAGTGTTTCACAGACATTAATAAATTCATCCCATGTTGTAGGTACCTGAACACCGGCATCTGCAAAAATCTTTTTATTGTATATTACACCGGCAGCATTCATTGAAATAGGAACTCCATACATTTTGCCGTCAAATTCAAATAGTTTCTGTATTTCCGGAATTGAGTTTTTTACAAACTCTTCGTTTGTAACATCCATGATAAATCCATTCTTTACATAGCTCTTATACTCTTCACTGGTTGGCCATCTGAGGTAAATATCGGGGAAATCGTTGCTTGCTACCCTTGCCTGCATGACCTGAACGTCGTTTGCAGCTGTATTCTGTTTTACTTGGATATCAGGGTACTTTTCATTGAATTTCTTAATTATTGCATTAAAAGTATCAACAGCTTCCCGTTTTGGCTGGAAGAATTCTATTGTCACTTTCTGACTTTTGACTGCCTGCTCGGATTTAGTTTCTTCACTTGATGTTGTTGATTCGTCAGTGGAAGCACCACAACCGGCCGCACTTACGGATAACAGTAATGCAAGCCCTAATGCAAGAAATTTTTTTGCTTTCATTATTTAATCCCTCCGTTTAATTTATAGTTTACGATGAAATAATATCAAAATCAAATAATAAACAATATAATATTTCTTAGTAGTTGTATATAAGATTTTATAGTCATTGTGCCTGCATGTGCAATAAAT includes:
- a CDS encoding extracellular solute-binding protein gives rise to the protein MKAKKFLALGLALLLSVSAAGCGASTDESTTSSEETKSEQAVKSQKVTIEFFQPKREAVDTFNAIIKKFNEKYPDIQVKQNTAANDVQVMQARVASNDFPDIYLRWPTSEEYKSYVKNGFIMDVTNEEFVKNSIPEIQKLFEFDGKMYGVPISMNAAGVIYNKKIFADAGVQVPTTWDEFINVCETLKSKNIIPIELTLKDAWTITTFNQELMGQMVSKDYFDKVIKGEATLADSKEWKELSEKTLKLCEYAQPDAKGAGYDQGVQEFANGKAAMMLQGLWVVPSVKKAKADIDLGSFALPATNNPDDVKVVSGIDVGLNIAAKTKNPEACKTFVAFVASQEIAQMYTDMDKNLSAIQGVKLNDPASEGLQSMFEKGKVFNWPNHFWPAGANDEYSKLIQMYIAKKDVDSFSKQMDKMFKDIQK
- a CDS encoding sugar ABC transporter permease; this translates as MKVKPVNKRVKSKYTLKKLVAEDGIPLLVIVPFAVLFFMFFHVPVIKGFIYSLTNWNGIDINYKFIGLDNYKNALTDERFWNSIIFTLKYSVIVSLLVNIIGFFIALLLNQKIKFRNTFRGIFFFPAVLSLLTIGYIFNNLYYYFFPSIGKALNITALQTNILGDEKLAMWGIIIVNVWQGIAMTIVVYLAGLQTVPISIYECARVEGANTRKILTNITLPLIIPSITINLILNIRGGLSVFDYIVALTGGGPGVATESIVLFIFSKGYSSTKIGFGSASSVILFIMFVLIAVTQIVYLRKREVEY